From the genome of Aspergillus fumigatus Af293 chromosome 1, whole genome shotgun sequence, one region includes:
- a CDS encoding DUF5427 domain-containing protein MTC1, translating into MPPKGTKPTNDELLAQFDDLGIDSTTEKRPSKPIAASTTAQSEDDILAELDNLASQRPNSGPGTPRLSTNEPRPATKSPKPAAVATPRSSEDKSAPRKSGESVRSAPSGNKATTTQPSEQEKPKEQEAPASGGGGWWGGIFATATAAMKQAEAAVKEIQQNEEAQKWAQQVRGNVGVLRDLGGELKNKALPTFTSLLHTIAPPISSHERLQIHVTHDISGYPAIDPIVYSVFSRVMAQVEGGDLLVIQRGQESAPKRGLDLGTSFSTAGWQDGPWWRTVTPGTPRSIAAVRGTVEATKLARASAESYATEYFASRGGVEAAAKQATQDLSESNPVRSSDIFLAIQAISQTSSTELFQAGPTTEMATPPGVVDVPEATEEEVAFALYLHDPIHGIAFHTISQTIPRKWIDWLDAEAPATADPSVEDAKAPRTTVPEDIAEIVASGGVDPREWVAEWLEESLALAIGVVAQRYVARRMGVGERGPGKGKMRVEQASVVESGAGEAARAL; encoded by the exons ATGCCTCCAAAAGGCACGAAGCCTACGAACGATGAGCTCCTCGCCCAATTCGACGATCTCGGCATCGACTCGACGACAGAGAAGCGACCATCAAAGCCGATAGCTGCATCCACTACCGCACAGTCCGAAGATGATATTCTGGCTGAGCTGGACAATCTAGCTTCGCAGCGCCCAAACAGTGGGCCCGGCACTCCACGACTGTCAACGAACGAGCCTAGACCAGCCACCAAATCACCTAAgccagcagcagtagctACACCTCGCTCTAGCGAAGACAAATCGGCCCCTCGTAAGTCTGGGGAGAGTGTTCGGTCAGCCCCTTCTGGAAACAAGGCTACAACTACACAACCGTCAGAGCAAGAGAAGCCaaaggagcaggaggcacCAGCcagtggaggtggaggatgGTGGGGAGGTATTTTTGCAACGGCCACTGCTGCTATGAAGCAAGCGGAAGCTGCAGTCAAGGAGATTCAGCAGAATGAGGAGGCCCAAAAGTGGGCGCAGCAAGTGCGAGGGAACGTTGGAGTTCTCAGAGACCTAG GTGGCGagctcaagaacaaggccCTGCCTACATTTACATCTCTGCTTCACACCATTGCGCCTCCAATTTCCTCCCATGAACGGCTCCAAATACATGTCACTCACGATATCTCCGGATACCCCGCTATCGACCCTATCGTTTACTCTGTTTTTTCGCGCGTAATGGCACAGGTCGAAGGTGGAGACCTTCTCGTCATCCAACGCGGTCAAGAATCCGCCCCGAAACGCGGACTTGACCTTGGAACCTCATTTTCCACCGCAGGCTGGCAAGATGGCCCATGGTGGCGCACTGTCACACCTGGAACTCCTCGCAGTATTGCGGCCGTCCGAGGCACTGTGGAGGCCACCAAGCTTGCTCGGGCAAGCGCAGAATCATATGCTACCGAGTATTTTGCCTCGAGGGGCGGGGTTGAAGCAGCTGCGAAACAAGCAACTCAAGACTTGAGCGAATCCAATCCGGTCCGAAGCAGCGACATTTTCCTAGCTATTCAAGCCATCAGCCAAACTTCGTCAACGGAACTTTTCCAGGCTGGCCCGACGACGGAGATGGCCACCCCTCCTGGGGTGGTTGACGTTCCCGAGGCGACGGAAGAGGAGGTAGCATTCGCCCTTTACCTTCATGACCCCATCCACGGCATTGCCTTCCATACTATCTCCCAGACTATTCCCCGGAAATGGATCGATTGGCTGGATGCTGAGGCTCCGGCTACCGCAGATCCCAGCGTCGAGGACGCCAAGGCACCACGCACGACCGTCCCTGAGGATATTGCTGAGATTGTTGCCAGCGGAGGTGTCGATCCCCGCGAATGGGTGGCAGAATGGCTTGAAGAATCTTTAGCATTGGCGATAGGAGTTGTTGCACAGCGTTATGTGGCTCGGAGAATGGGTGTTGGTGAACGGGGTCCCGGTAAGGGCAAGATGCGAGTTGAACAGGCGTCGGTCGTTGAGAGTGgtgcaggagaagctgcaagaGCGCTCTAG
- a CDS encoding Zn(II)2Cys6 transcription factor domain-containing protein, whose protein sequence is MDCGTAGTAAGIDPKILDNWQSDTAFSIASWEHGGYDQQFEWDTSPDSNQDEAEVVDLGVLHGSLADDQPSASVFGHNSDPSNPGLISPEKLSAVDAAIEGTISGTVSPRTLPSSTDDNFHVDETWPHFQLINPMAAGLPVDAPMALPYAKDPTSNNTVIVDDGGELSNGQGFPEVQPEQYLTFQNLSQAFQFAGDPWAEPPVNLDANTSAQAPISVPQMRPQVQIQIINQPRSFQGSLRPLESRWLESLESQLPTNLTSPASLTTDCQDHSLPKDDRRLQDAFQYKSESSSVSGDLSGVYDCSYSGLSDDVPAFAERQLEDDGAWKDAQKKESSSATSRPLQGATAFVVSENPQESFFMTAPSRSRASSTAAQRASGRPQALALQSVATVRKRKQRTSNVSIDQSLPKPLQIVQEDGQGGSIASADFVSPPRGARRKGPLSMVGRANAGLRRKNKDTCVQCRLNKRKCDGSSPCDACRPTLHEQPCARACFANIVEYGTCNYISQRAVNHPTVDRSGRVRMEIPSKFVLNDLLTLLSERQGRFNIRASQAWGSLYVLDLAETYKFLKSLSEYNGNSRSTFLEFIDRRIVESKDKSKNWLSCVRDCDPMNNIYSLLSQWNNMPSRASYSFVPLQGGGQERPMDIHNHEDQREILLAAQLSRIVCRMLEVEGFRKLERDFYNIKWKQISQETHLRFLNQLGHILLSLRWRVSWWKRLGDGGREPDPSKQHYEDRVELLCRILYVYYTCVQAKLPSWSTADVPKGVWSTYADSENAVWDDFPLDPSEDGFKRWMERGRELIEQAGVPNRVSKI, encoded by the exons ATGGACTGCGGGACTGCTGGCACAGCTGCGGGCATTGACCCCAAAATACTCGACAATTGGCAATCCGATACCGCTTTTTCGATCGCTTCGTGGGAGCACGGCGGCTACGACCAGCAATTCGAGTGGGATACTAGCCCAGACTCGAATCAGGATGAAGCAGAAGTCGTGGATTTAGGTGTTCTACATGGTTCACTGGCCGACGATCAGCCCAGCGCCTCTGTCTTTGGGCATAATTCCGACCCCAG CAACCCAGGTCTCATCTCGCCCGAGAAGTTAAGCGCCGTGGATGCCGCAATCGAGGGCACCATCAGCGGGACCGTGAGCCCCAGAACCTTGCCCTCCTCGACCGATGATAACTTTCACGTTGATGAAACATGGCCGCACTTCCAGCTCATCAACCCCATGGCGGCTGGACTGCCCGTGGACGCGCCTATGGCCTTACCTTACGCGAAAGACCCGACCTCTAACAACACAGtgatcgtcgacgatggaggGGAGCTCTCCAACGGACAGGGGTTTCCGGAGGTCCAGCCGGAGCAGTACCTGACATTCCAGAATCTTTCTCAAGCGTTTCAGTTCGCCGGTGATCCTTGGGCGGAGCCTCCTGTCAATCTTGATGCGAATACGTCGGCGCAAGCACCCATCTCCGTTCCTCAGATGAGACCACAGGTACAAATCCAGATTATCAATCAGCCTCGCAGCTTCCAGGGCTCTTTGCGCCCGCTCGAATCGCGCTGGCTTGAAAGCCTTGAATCCCAACTGCCTACGAACCTAACTTCGCCTGCCTCATTAACAACAGATTGTCAAGACCACTCCTTACCTAAAGATGACAGAAGACTTCAGGATGCATTTCAGTACAAGTCAGAGAgctcttctgtttctggtgATCTTTCAGGAGTTTACGACTGCTCCTACTCGGGCTTAAGTGATGATGTGCCGGCGTTTGCAGAACGACAACTGGAAGACGATGGTGCTTGGAAGGAtgcgcagaagaaggagtCTTCGTCTGCAACCTCACGGCCGCTGCAGGGTGCCACTGCATTCGTAGTCAGCGAAAACCCCCAAGAGTCTTTCTTTATGACTGCTCCTAGCAGATCGAGGGCTTCGTCGACCGCTGCGCAACGAGCCTCTGGCCGGCCTCAGGCACTTGCTTTGCAATCGGTGGCTACCGTCAGAAAGCGCAAGCAGCGTACCTCGAACGTTAGCATTGACCAGAGTTTGCCGAAACCACTGCAGATTGTCCAGGAGGACGGCCAAGGTGGCTCCATTGCCTCCGCTGATTTTGTATCGCCGCCTCGGGGAGCCCGCCGCAAGGGTCCTTTGAGCATGGTTGGCAGGGCCAATGCTGGATTGCGGAGGAAGAATAAGGATACTTGTGTTCAGTGCCGCTTGAACAAACGGAAG TGTGATGGAAGCTCCCCATGCGATGCTTGTCGACCTACCCTACACGAGCAGCCATGTGCGCGTGCCTGTTTTGCGAACATTGTCGAATATGGAACATGCAATTATATCT CTCAACGAGCCGTCAATCACCCAACCGTGGACCGCTCTGGTCGAGTCCGGATGGAAATCCCATCCAAATTTGTCCTGAATGACCTTTTGACGCTCTTGAGCGAGCGGCAAGGACGGTTCAACATCCGTGCCAGCCAAGCATGGGGATCGCTGTACGTTTTGGACTTAGCAGAGACGTACAAGTTCTTGAAATCATTGAGCGAGTACAATGGTAACTCACGATCCACCTTTCTCGAATTCATCGACCGTCGAATTGTGGAGTCGAAGGACAAGTCCAAGAATTGGCTGAGCTGTGTCAGAGATTGCGATCCGATGAACAATATCTAC TCACTACTCTCACAATGGAACAACATGCCTAGTCGTGCCAGCTACAGCTTCGTTCCACTACAAGGTGGAGGCCAAGAACGGCCCATGGACATCCACAACCACGAAGATCAACGCGAGATTCTGCTAGCGGCGCAGCTGTCGCGGATTGTCTGCCGCATGCTGGAGGTCGAAGGGTTCCGGAAGCTGGAACGGGACTTTTACAACATCAAATGGAAACAAATCTCTCAAGAGACACACCTGCGTTTCCTGAATCAACTCGGACATATCCTTCTGTCTCTCCGGTGGCGAGTGTCCTGGTGGAAGCGCCTCGGAGACGGCGGCCGCGAACCCGACCCTTCGAAGCAGCATTATGAGGACCGAGTCGAGCTGCTTTGCCGAATTCTCTATGTCTACTACACCTGTGTGCAGGCTAAGCTTCCTTCGTGGTCGACCGCCGATGTGCCCAAGGGCGTCTGGTCCACTTACGCTGATTCGGAAAATGCGGTGTGGGACGACTTCCCCTTGGATCCGAGCGAAGATGGATTCAAGCGCTGGATGGAACGGGGCCGCGAACTCATTGAGCAAGCCGGTGTTCCGAACCGCGTCTCGAAGATTTAG
- a CDS encoding putative C2H2 finger domain protein, producing MGKKRRGPTLEELLARPWCYYCERDFDDLKILISHQKAKHFKCDRCSRRLNTAGGLSVHMSQVHKEQLTAVDNALPNRSSLDVEIFGMEGVPDDVIQSHNQRVIAQFQQAEAERQAVTGNPPPGAGSGGQPSKRPKLEDVSDLKKRLAEHKARKAEIAAGGSSGEATPVGAGQTQAPAPAGYAHSPQTAAAATPQFTYPAPYAGTGSPFPQAASPVYPNFSPGAQAQYPIQHTPTGYTPQATPPYGTTPPPFPLPPHQQASPSHTVPQTAPAFPQRSGSLPAAPSLPQRPAFQPPPVNAYQMQQIHMGHPLPNAGVHTAVPDGGRAPGAEAASISSSVNDLVSGAANEADQATAKAAASAGATTEEKPSKKDKGKPTRLVYSDNETSPEEKMARLSRYAFVPDRRGETTLEELPAAVVVGTIRESDKIFDSAQ from the exons ATGGGTAAAAAGAGACGTGGCCCAACACTTGAAGAGCTGCTGGCTCGGCCGTGGTGTTATTACTGTGAGCGTGATTTTGACGACCTCAAAATCCTTATATCACATCAGAAGGCGAAGCATTTTAAATGCGACAGATGTAGCCGGAGGCTCAACACCGCAGGAG GCTTGTCTGTGCATATGAGTCAGGTGCACAAAGAGCAGCTTACCGCCGTCGATAATGCGCTTCCCAATCGCTCGAGTCTTGACGTTGAAATCTTCGGCATGGAAGGTGTTCCCGATGATGTCATCCAATCTCACAACCAGCGTGTGATCGCTCAATTTCAGCAAGCAGAGGCGGAGCGGCAGGCCGTGACGGGGAACCCACCGCCAGGAGCGGGGTCTGGCGGCCAACCGTCGAAGAGGCCCAAACTTGAAGACGTGTCCGACTTGAAGAAGCGTTTAGCTGAGCACAAGGCTAGAAAGGCGGAGATCGCTGCCGGCGGAAGCAGCGGAGAGGCGACTCCTGTTGGTGCCGGGCAGACACAGGCTCCAGCCCCGGCTGGATAT GCCCACTCTCCTCAGACTGCAGCCGCCGCGACCCCACAATTTACATATCCTGCACCCTATGCAGGAACCGGCTCTCCATTTCCCCAGGCGGCAAGCCCCGTGTATCCAAATTTCTCACCAGGTGCACAAGCACAGTACCCTATTCAGCATACACCTACTGGATACACTCCGCAAGCTACCCCACCCTATGGGACAACGCCGCCTCCTTTTCCGCTACCACCGCATCAACAAGCTTCCCCCTCACACACAGTCCCTCAAACTGCGCCGGCATTCCCACAACGTTCTGGTAGCTTGCCGGCCGCACCTAGCCTCCCACAGCGCCCCGCTTTCCAACCCCCGCCAGTTAATGCCTATCAAATGCAACAAATACACATGGGCCACCCTCTTCCGAATGCTGGAGTGCATACTGCTGTTCCGGATGGCGGAAGGGCACCAGGAGCGGAAGCTGCATCGATATCATCTTCAGTCAATGACCTTGTCTCTGGGGCAGCGAATGAAGCTGACCAGGCCACGGCCAAAGCTGCAGCTAGTGCAGGTGCAACCACTGAAGAGAAGCCGTCGAAGAAGGACAAGGGCAAACCGACACGCTTGGTATACTCTGATAATGAAACCAGTCCGGAGGAAAAGATGGCTAGATTGTCAAGGTACGCATTTGTTCCTGACCGCAGAGGAGAAACGACACTTGAAGAGCTCCCTGCTGCTGTAGTAGTGGGGACTATCCGGGAGTCAGACAAGATTTTCGATTCTGCACAGTGA
- a CDS encoding DUF2462 domain-containing protein, protein MHGSTITISKTNLFAISTSVLLAVHVHLQHCHNSSSICRNRKSKMAQGPLKKTKPSTAKRPTALAPKRGPRQIAPKKATLIKQQKITKKLTAGLTAKTERTLAQRAGHLELLAGGKKDKKAEKEKGKEKGGKKN, encoded by the exons ATGCACGGGAGCACCATCACGATCTCCAAAACAAACCTCTTTGCAATCTCAACATCTGTGCTGCTGGCAGTACACGTCCACCTCCAACATTGCCACAATTCCAGTTCCATCTGCAGGAACAGAAAATCTAAGATGGCGCAGGGCCCCCTAAAGAAAACCAAGCCGAGCACGGCAAAGCG GCCGACAGCCCTAGCTCCCAAGCGAGGACCGCGACAGATTGCGCCCAAGAAGGCAACGCTGATTAAGCAGCAGAAGATTACGAAG AAGCTTACGGCTGGGTTGACGGCGAAGACGGAGAGGACTTTGGCGCAGAGGGCGGGACATCTTGAGTTGCTTGctggaggaaagaaagataagaaggcggagaaggagaaggggaaggaaaAGGGTGGGAAGAAGAATTGA
- a CDS encoding TMEM14 family protein — protein MTIELSFSIYHQPDVQYLRRLTSLRIHLSKSCTNQSIFGLTVNMSQSSLPSPTNSAAALSFLTSVGGIIGYTRTGSIPSIAAGLSVGALYLYSFLRLRDGQPYGEEIGLLASAVLGGSSVPRVIKTRGKPVPLALSVLATYGLVVFGLAFREKRASRI, from the exons ATGACCATCGAACTAAGCTTCTCCATCTATCACCAACCTGACGTTCAGTACCTCCGTCGACTGACATCCTTACGTATTCATCTGTCCAAATCCTGCACTAATCAGTCCATTTTCGGCCTAACTGTCAACATG TCGCAATCCTCCCTCCCTAGTCCCACGAACTCCGCCGCTGCGCTGTCCTTCCTCACCTCGGTGGGCGGAATCATCGGCTACACGCGTACGGGCTCCATCCCCTCCATCGCGGCGGGTCTCTCAGTCGGCGCGCTATATCTGTACAGTTTCCTGCGTTTGCGCGACGGACAGCCCTACGGCGAGGAGATCGGGTTGTTGGCGTCGGCGGTGTTGGGGGGTAGTTCTGTGCCCCGCGTTATCAAAACGAGGGGGAAGCCCGTGCCTCTGGCGCTGAGTGTTCTGGCGACGTATGGGCTTGTGGTTTTTGGGTTGGCGTTTCGGGAGAAGAGGGCCTCGAGGATTTGA
- a CDS encoding 5'/3'-nucleotidase SurE translates to MHILVVNDDGPPSRRLSPYIRPFVDALQAAGHQVSVAIPARSRSWIGKAHIIEAALEATYVPPDAFQEDGTWDEAYETPDEDESKLEWVVITNGTPASCTQLGLFNLFADRGPIDLVISGPNHGRNASTIYNLSSGTVGGALEAAICGKRGIAISFGSKDEQPIEVIRAAARLAVRVVNHLYQNWDERVELYNLNVPMRADVETRPVLYTRTLPYYWPKGCLYAEVTQANGHSAPGLTNGNSNHSDETDAKLCNGTTTKAVNGFGGSHLKKRNFAWSAELSEMKKALQASEKGTDAHTVLNGSTSVTPLTANFSHVSGLDGPLELDD, encoded by the exons ATGCATATATTG GTTGTCAATGACGACGGTCCGCCCTCGCGGCGCCTGTCTCCATACATCCGCCCATTCGTCGATGCCCTCCAGGCCGCCGGCCATCAAGTCTCCGTCGCAATCCCAGCGAGATCTCGGTCTTGGATCGGCAAAGCACACATCATCGAAGCCGCGCTAGAAGCGACCTATGTGCCCCCAGACGCCTTCCAGGAAGACGGAACATGGGACGAGGCGTACGAGACCCCCGACGAGGACGAGTCGAAACTCGAATGGGTCGTCATCACCAATGGTACACCCGCCAGCTGCACCCAACTAGGCCTATTCAACCTTTTCGCCGACCGAGGCCCCATCGACCTTGTGATCTCGGGCCCTAACCACGGCCGCAACGCTTCAACGATCTACAACCTCTCTTCAGGGACCGTCGGCGGCGCCCTGGAAGCCGCTATCTGCGGGAAGCGCGGTATTGCCATCTCCTTCGGCAGCAAGGACGAGCAGCCAATCGAGGTCATCCGCGCCGCGGCCCGGCTTGCCGTGCGCGTCGTCAACCACCTGTACCAGAACTGGGACGAGCGTGTCGAGCTGTACAATCTGAACGTGCCGATGCGCGCGGACGTGGAAACCAGACCAGTCCTCTATACTCGAACTCTACCCTACTACTGGCCGAAAGGCTGTCTGTACGCCGAAGTGACCCAGGCCAACGGTCATTCCGCGCCGGGCTTGACGAACGGAAACTCGAACCACTCAGACGAAACTGACGCGAAACTGTGTAATGGCACGACTACAAAAGCCGTGAATGGGTTCGGTGGCTCACACCTCAAGAAACGTAATTTCGCCTGGTCGGCGGAATTGTCTGAGATGAAGAAAGCTCTGCAGGCAAGCGAGAAGGGGACTGATGCGCATACAGTTCTGAATGGAAGTACTAG CGTTACTCCCCTTACCGCAAACTTCTCGCATGTTTCTGGTCTGGATGGACCCTTGgagcttgatgattga
- a CDS encoding carboxymuconolactone decarboxylase family protein, with amino-acid sequence MRLPYVSDPPPTSTPEEAEILARVKARRAPGDLLPLDRALLHSFPVADGWNSFIGAIRTKTTLSTIIKELIICRVAVLNGAWFEWEQHAPLLEEGGLGDEGMRVVRDIHADISLNIEEKALSPAEGAVLKYTDAMTKTVTVPDEVFQELKGFFNEREIVEITTTVAAYNCVSRFLVALNVGEKNP; translated from the coding sequence ATGCGTCTTCCATACGTCTCTGACCCCCCCCCTACCAGCACTCCCGAAGAGGCGGAGATCCTTGCTCGTGTCAAAGCCAGACGTGCCCCTGGGGACCTCTTACCACTTGATCGTGCACTTCTGCACTCGTTTCCTGTGGCAGATGGATGGAATTCATTCATTGGGGCAATACGAACAAAAACTACCTTGTCCACGATAATCAAGGAACTTATCATTTGCCGCGTGGCTGTTCTGAACGGAGCCTGGTTTGAATGGGAACAACACGCACCTTTATTGGAAGAAGGTGGACTTGGTGACGAGGGAATGCGTGTGGTTCGTGACATTCATGCAGATATTTCACTGAATATTGAAGAAAAGGCCCTGAGTCcggctgaaggagctgtTCTAAAGTACACGGACGCCATGACAAAGACAGTCACTGTTCCCGACGAAGTGTTCCAGGAGCTGAAGGGATTTTTCAATGAGAGGGAAATTGTCGAGATAACGACAACAGTGGCAGCGTACAATTGTGTCAGCCGATTTCTTGTCGCCTTGAATGTTGGGGAGAAGAACCCTTAA